The following are encoded together in the Gilvimarinus sp. DA14 genome:
- a CDS encoding DUF1778 domain-containing protein: protein MATKTERIEARFPAELKVLAERAALASGYSLTDYLANLVRNDAIERLKSQSEIQLTNERFDRFVQACEDAKAPSKKIIEAAEKLDREGF, encoded by the coding sequence ATGGCAACAAAGACAGAACGAATAGAGGCCCGCTTCCCCGCCGAACTTAAGGTTTTGGCGGAGCGAGCTGCATTGGCCAGCGGCTATAGCCTGACGGACTACCTTGCTAACCTGGTCCGCAACGACGCTATTGAACGCCTGAAGTCCCAAAGTGAAATCCAGCTGACGAACGAGCGGTTTGATCGTTTTGTTCAAGCATGTGAAGACGCTAAAGCGCCGAGCAAGAAAATCATCGAAGCTGCTGAAAAGCTGGACAGAGAGGGATTTTAA
- a CDS encoding GNAT family N-acetyltransferase, which produces MPLAKDFVPASKALHDLKGFDCGKPDMNTFLSRFSEKHGKLGLSRTYVLPEVAASGKSPIAAYFTLATNSVVREKIPIKQSLPQYPIPVVLMARLAVDDRYKGCGLGSKTLVYALRKAVALSKAGLPAYGLILDVLDEDALGFYQHFGLFESFTDDPMRLFVPMKTLEQI; this is translated from the coding sequence TTGCCTCTTGCCAAGGATTTTGTCCCGGCCAGTAAGGCATTGCACGACCTCAAGGGGTTCGACTGCGGCAAACCGGATATGAACACCTTCCTGTCCCGCTTCTCTGAAAAGCATGGAAAGCTTGGATTGAGCCGCACTTATGTGTTGCCAGAAGTGGCCGCTTCTGGAAAATCCCCCATAGCGGCCTATTTCACCCTGGCTACCAACAGTGTTGTTAGAGAGAAAATCCCGATTAAACAGAGTCTGCCGCAATATCCGATCCCCGTGGTGTTAATGGCTCGATTGGCTGTTGATGACCGCTATAAAGGGTGCGGACTCGGCAGCAAAACGCTTGTTTACGCGCTACGCAAAGCCGTGGCGCTGAGCAAAGCCGGGTTGCCAGCGTACGGATTAATCTTGGATGTCCTGGACGAAGACGCTTTAGGCTTCTATCAGCACTTTGGTCTCTTCGAGTCATTTACCGACGATCCCATGCGACTGTTTGTTCCAATGAAAACTCTGGAGCAAATATAA
- a CDS encoding conjugal transfer protein TraG N-terminal domain-containing protein, translated as MIVNDAFELYTTVMGWHINNGLFTLMMGTGIILIPFAFIIGGNIIDARNNRDKDDIGVSFFNRTEMQLYVAFFVLLLCVNPMINLSVSNVRAMDTTCSPGEGGSTPDVEQNDYGNTGTTYDQVQELDLGGDTIKIPVLWYVWDYVASSLSLSAKSALPCQTDIRRISTAATTSRIENPDLADEFGMFMRDCWRPSFNRYLREKPGLATHGMGTTTPDDVKWAGSQIFLAGQPYYRHFRAEEGLSSFPYVASRDEAKATNAILSDGKGFPFCDEWWESPYNGLRDRLVRHFKVEHSDLAEFWPEYVQSQIDNGVTPRPTYDDMLLQTILMSDHDTVRMQQSNRYPRDESWGDVASDAAQRGVAVVADASSLGDRSKALMTQTAAPMLRAILLMVITFLIPILLTASGYSVGAVVTLMLIKFSVYFWAFLFAVAAWIDNYLLSAWSGVVGGDLSRWILVSSNGGKMDMAVSALNFITRWMHILLPIIFTSLMGAVGAKAGDASSSLAGVGANNAGNAASRAPADAKVIANAGVGVGKSIGGKLTKN; from the coding sequence ATGATCGTCAATGACGCTTTTGAGCTCTACACCACCGTCATGGGTTGGCATATCAATAATGGTTTGTTCACGTTAATGATGGGCACCGGGATCATCCTGATCCCATTTGCCTTCATCATCGGTGGCAATATCATCGATGCGAGAAACAACCGAGACAAAGACGATATCGGTGTATCGTTTTTCAATAGAACAGAAATGCAACTCTATGTGGCATTTTTTGTTTTATTGCTTTGCGTCAACCCAATGATCAATCTTTCTGTCAGCAATGTGAGAGCCATGGACACCACCTGTTCACCCGGTGAAGGGGGATCGACACCAGACGTGGAACAGAACGATTACGGTAACACAGGCACCACCTATGACCAGGTGCAAGAACTCGATTTAGGCGGCGATACAATCAAAATACCGGTACTGTGGTACGTATGGGATTATGTAGCATCATCGCTGTCCTTGAGCGCGAAGTCCGCTCTTCCTTGCCAGACCGATATTCGAAGAATCTCTACGGCCGCAACCACATCCCGCATTGAAAATCCTGACCTTGCCGATGAGTTCGGTATGTTTATGCGAGATTGCTGGCGCCCCAGTTTCAATCGCTACCTACGAGAGAAACCAGGATTAGCGACCCATGGTATGGGTACGACAACGCCAGACGATGTGAAATGGGCTGGCAGTCAGATTTTCCTAGCGGGTCAGCCGTACTATCGTCATTTTAGGGCGGAAGAAGGCTTATCCAGTTTTCCCTATGTCGCCTCAAGAGACGAAGCTAAAGCCACTAATGCAATCTTGTCTGACGGTAAGGGTTTCCCGTTCTGTGATGAATGGTGGGAAAGCCCCTATAACGGGCTTCGCGATCGTCTGGTGAGGCATTTCAAAGTCGAGCATTCAGATCTTGCCGAGTTCTGGCCTGAATACGTTCAGTCGCAGATTGACAATGGTGTAACCCCACGACCTACCTATGACGACATGTTGCTTCAGACCATCCTTATGAGTGATCACGATACAGTGCGTATGCAGCAATCGAATCGCTACCCTCGCGATGAATCATGGGGCGATGTAGCCTCAGACGCTGCCCAGCGTGGCGTAGCCGTTGTTGCCGATGCATCCTCTCTCGGCGATCGCAGCAAAGCGCTTATGACTCAAACAGCCGCGCCGATGCTGCGAGCCATTTTACTAATGGTCATTACTTTCTTAATTCCAATTTTATTGACTGCCAGTGGTTACAGTGTCGGGGCTGTTGTGACACTGATGCTGATTAAATTTTCAGTGTATTTCTGGGCCTTCTTATTCGCAGTGGCTGCCTGGATTGATAACTACTTATTGTCTGCCTGGAGTGGCGTAGTCGGTGGTGATTTAAGTCGCTGGATTCTTGTTTCTTCAAACGGTGGAAAAATGGATATGGCGGTATCAGCGCTTAATTTTATTACGCGATGGATGCACATCTTACTCCCAATAATATTTACATCGCTGATGGGAGCGGTGGGCGCTAAAGCTGGAGATGCTAGTTCATCTTTAGCTGGTGTTGGAGCGAATAATGCCGGTAATGCTGCTTCGCGGGCGCCTGCTGATGCCAAAGTTATCGCAAATGCTGGAGTGGGTGTTGGAAAGTCGATTGGAGGAAAACTAACGAAAAACTAA
- a CDS encoding integrating conjugative element protein, which translates to MKTNKLLSALILTMAGVNVLPGVAADIDLANVEIRPIDNSALYYNIGGGEPYLFAYDQRYHLSLGVGMRWSTGNVCAGFDPEASIKNTLRDAERSLYGYVDDVISSIPTLVASWGISRLQEANPGIYDLITKGLVDAKEEYNLSVKSCEAMVNDVSNGENPVDGWVSIGTRDSWNEQSSQPDAGAAEKEVERTAGNEGIQGPDGIQLGGRWQEPIRTVGDVVGAGYNHLNPGSTDPRIEKLWSHRDDAVDWVTSVVGEKEVKVCKSCSPKLKTQIGQGLRTKIKEEREEIAPELGTLVGMSSQPTKDELDEISAPGMGIMVTEDLIRALREEENTAERSILGARLATELALARTVEKALVAMDLIKAGRQEPNVAANAEYQKEADKVLSRLQAEIDGILYEKNVKQQVFAKTAQVLMERRSIRMQSGDAGAAVGFPNSPDIQPFSGGVRN; encoded by the coding sequence ATGAAAACCAATAAATTACTTTCCGCACTGATTCTTACAATGGCAGGCGTTAACGTTCTACCTGGTGTAGCGGCGGATATCGATCTCGCCAATGTTGAGATACGGCCGATCGATAATTCTGCTCTGTACTACAACATCGGTGGTGGTGAGCCTTATCTGTTTGCCTATGACCAACGGTATCACCTGAGTCTGGGTGTCGGCATGAGGTGGAGCACGGGCAACGTATGTGCCGGTTTTGATCCTGAAGCATCTATCAAAAACACACTGCGAGATGCCGAACGGAGCTTGTATGGCTACGTGGATGATGTGATCTCCAGCATTCCAACACTGGTCGCAAGTTGGGGGATTTCGCGATTGCAGGAAGCCAATCCAGGTATTTACGATCTGATCACGAAAGGCCTGGTCGACGCGAAGGAAGAATACAATCTGAGTGTTAAATCCTGTGAGGCGATGGTCAACGATGTCTCAAATGGCGAAAACCCGGTCGACGGTTGGGTCTCTATCGGTACTCGCGACAGCTGGAATGAGCAGTCCTCACAACCGGATGCCGGCGCCGCCGAAAAAGAAGTTGAGCGCACGGCCGGCAATGAAGGGATCCAAGGGCCAGACGGTATTCAGCTCGGTGGACGCTGGCAAGAGCCTATTCGTACCGTCGGTGATGTGGTTGGAGCGGGTTACAACCACTTAAACCCAGGCTCGACCGACCCACGAATCGAAAAGTTATGGTCCCACCGTGATGATGCGGTCGATTGGGTGACCAGCGTTGTGGGTGAGAAAGAAGTCAAAGTCTGCAAAAGCTGCTCTCCTAAGCTTAAAACGCAAATTGGTCAAGGCCTCCGAACAAAGATCAAAGAGGAACGTGAAGAGATTGCTCCCGAGCTAGGCACACTGGTAGGCATGTCCAGCCAGCCCACAAAAGATGAGCTCGATGAGATCAGTGCACCTGGCATGGGTATTATGGTTACTGAGGATCTGATTCGAGCATTACGCGAAGAGGAAAATACAGCCGAGCGATCCATATTAGGGGCACGCCTGGCCACTGAATTGGCCCTGGCTAGAACCGTGGAAAAAGCACTGGTGGCTATGGATCTGATCAAGGCTGGCCGGCAGGAGCCAAATGTCGCTGCCAATGCCGAATACCAAAAAGAAGCCGATAAGGTTCTCTCGCGCCTTCAGGCTGAAATCGACGGCATTCTTTATGAGAAAAATGTTAAGCAACAGGTCTTTGCCAAAACAGCTCAGGTTCTTATGGAGCGACGTTCAATTCGCATGCAATCGGGCGATGCCGGAGCAGCTGTAGGCTTTCCCAACTCGCCTGACATTCAGCCGTTCAGCGGTGGGGTAAGAAACTAA
- a CDS encoding TIGR03756 family integrating conjugative element protein, giving the protein MCKYLVATLIMLSVNASRADSIDTEMLLQASVDCFDCIDWKPVGVCIWMTCTPWGCDFDYSIRFKNFVPDFVVTSYSNEETPFEEMQSVVDSSNEMFGFAAGFATTQSKHVDHLRFKKTEVWGNPGVAIFEQMHDAFDGMFCKSGITTYKPYYIWTADYIGWHMNIPDMFNPKSYTGAHDMGTTTVKFGNVYPRCGWSIHPEDPKAAALSAQRAGYIVTNPNDNTRVRLEPETDCGDKCWPAEEIIENDMTTHKWQMLVPKYQTKGEIFGTRSGWSNFKYDTDEQYAWLLWRPYSCCSREGAVLIFSIDLTEGEASSFDDEDFDDLMETDGADFGSSGSGSMM; this is encoded by the coding sequence ATGTGTAAGTACTTGGTTGCAACATTGATTATGCTGTCGGTGAATGCATCTCGCGCTGACTCCATTGATACGGAAATGCTTTTACAAGCCTCCGTAGACTGTTTCGATTGTATAGACTGGAAGCCCGTTGGAGTCTGTATTTGGATGACGTGCACCCCTTGGGGTTGCGATTTTGATTACTCAATACGTTTTAAAAATTTTGTCCCAGATTTTGTAGTAACTAGCTACAGCAACGAAGAAACACCGTTCGAGGAAATGCAATCTGTCGTTGACTCATCCAATGAAATGTTTGGGTTCGCAGCGGGATTTGCCACAACACAGAGTAAGCACGTCGATCACCTCCGATTCAAAAAAACCGAGGTGTGGGGCAATCCTGGAGTGGCCATCTTTGAGCAAATGCATGATGCGTTCGACGGCATGTTCTGTAAATCAGGAATTACTACTTACAAACCGTACTACATCTGGACGGCCGATTACATCGGCTGGCATATGAACATCCCCGATATGTTCAACCCCAAGAGCTACACCGGTGCTCATGATATGGGTACCACCACGGTTAAATTTGGCAACGTATACCCTCGATGCGGTTGGTCTATCCACCCGGAGGATCCCAAAGCGGCCGCATTGTCGGCTCAGCGGGCGGGCTACATTGTCACCAACCCCAATGACAACACGCGAGTGCGGCTGGAGCCAGAAACCGACTGTGGCGATAAGTGCTGGCCGGCAGAAGAAATTATAGAAAACGATATGACCACTCATAAGTGGCAAATGCTGGTACCCAAGTACCAGACCAAGGGTGAAATTTTCGGTACCAGGTCAGGTTGGTCAAACTTTAAATACGACACTGATGAGCAGTACGCCTGGCTATTGTGGCGTCCGTATTCATGCTGTTCACGCGAGGGGGCGGTATTGATCTTCAGTATTGACCTCACCGAAGGTGAAGCCAGTTCGTTTGACGATGAAGACTTTGACGATCTAATGGAAACCGATGGGGCCGATTTTGGTAGCTCGGGTAGTGGGAGCATGATGTGA
- a CDS encoding DUF1525 domain-containing protein — translation MAVLTLTSCSAIAQKNVSVEVFYRSTMHSEPQSRVPGADITLWNLDKPKLIKRQKPSITGTERVVREKVSDWLASAEGKAHLAAARESYRGFGQAMRYRIKKVPAIVLDGRQVVYGTTNVRKALLIYRGKQ, via the coding sequence ATGGCTGTTCTTACTCTGACCAGCTGCAGTGCGATTGCGCAAAAGAATGTCTCTGTCGAAGTTTTCTACCGTAGCACTATGCACTCCGAGCCTCAAAGCCGTGTACCAGGCGCCGACATTACGCTCTGGAACCTCGATAAGCCGAAGCTGATTAAGCGCCAGAAACCCTCCATCACGGGCACTGAACGTGTGGTGCGTGAAAAAGTCAGCGACTGGCTCGCCAGTGCCGAGGGTAAAGCTCACCTGGCCGCCGCTCGTGAATCTTATCGAGGCTTTGGCCAAGCCATGCGATATCGAATTAAAAAGGTACCGGCGATTGTCCTGGACGGTCGGCAGGTCGTCTATGGCACGACAAACGTCCGTAAAGCGCTTTTGATTTACCGGGGGAAGCAATGA
- a CDS encoding conjugal transfer nickase/helicase domain-containing protein — protein MGQTIDETFISWLQGAVANDTVVIGAHDSPVHLDKGGLFLESPAVFKMYMPNRWLDAQHEFLSLGLHTRCPVEKGNFHGRHLNATKHGTLSVRVHKVGVVIPFHNLEKVLPNLPAHLVRNEVPQWA, from the coding sequence GTGGGGCAAACAATAGACGAAACATTCATCAGCTGGCTTCAAGGTGCGGTCGCCAACGACACCGTTGTGATCGGCGCACATGATAGTCCTGTTCATCTCGATAAGGGCGGATTATTTTTAGAGTCTCCTGCCGTATTCAAGATGTATATGCCCAACCGTTGGCTCGATGCACAACACGAGTTTTTATCCTTAGGGTTACATACTCGATGCCCGGTTGAAAAAGGGAATTTCCACGGTCGACACCTCAACGCCACTAAACATGGAACTCTTTCTGTTCGTGTTCATAAAGTAGGTGTTGTTATCCCGTTCCACAACCTTGAAAAGGTCCTTCCCAATTTACCCGCACACCTGGTGCGTAACGAGGTACCTCAATGGGCGTAA
- a CDS encoding conjugative transfer ATPase translates to MSASAYDILKQLFLDGSPFGKKTATDADLEGGYRDKASISDLLPWLGIVGDDNAVLLEDGYSVAGVIEIKPISTEARSMDYMISQRDAIQRVLTQSFPGTDRSPWICQVFAFPDKAEFKHLPDRVRDYAHSRQAKQVGDVHPYTDWFVDNVFRPHVEDMRAPEGLFIDSSSGNELPWGGNYRRVYMVVYRRLSRGIKLRRNMNPLQELNTTLKKLSMNLQVAGIKSTRLKGETIRNWLFRWFRPAPQQTGGDTEALLESNRYASSDDVGEDELATPFDYSLADDVVSPDARSDKKTGNWYFDGLPHTVLQVERLSHRPEIGVLSAERQVSDSTICVLDQLPSSSIVIITFVMPTRSAIKKHLDIMEKRSKAQTEEAAAARRAIEHGREQLQSGNLILPVSIAIALRADDDIELEHQMDEVTSWLGNNSLELIAGDDDVYRLDSYLRFIPMGYDHRLDHIKRRNRFMYAQHLANILPFYGRETGTGNPCLLFSNRGGEPFMVDPLNLNDRARNAHLFLYGPTGAGKSASLVYLQMIIMAIYRPRFVVMEAGNSFGLLAELFKQQGLSTVDITLSPGVAPSLAPFQAALELVDANGSIIKAEDLIAVDADLEEDADDIEEEPTEKVERDLLGELLIIAQIMVTGCIESEERKFSRQDGALLKEAILAAAVECRKSGREYLLTEDVIRALDATKENRQEKRGRIEEMVDSMKLFTDGFAGELFNRKGDELPDADYIRIDLGILASGNDTKDKLSVAYISIMNQIIARAKRTKDDGRDTIALTDEAHVITTERLLAKYLVTLAKLLGRRAGVWLWMATQNMEDFPDEAEKILSMFEWWLVLFVNAKELKEIEKFKTFTSDERDMLLNTKKVQKKYTEGVVLGDTMKGLFRNVPPAPCLLLAGTEKEEKRERRLVMDEFGCTEVEAAFKLADKLREARRQSVLEHR, encoded by the coding sequence ATGAGTGCCAGCGCCTACGATATCCTTAAGCAGCTGTTCCTGGATGGCTCCCCATTCGGTAAGAAAACGGCCACCGATGCCGACCTTGAGGGCGGCTACCGCGACAAAGCGAGCATTAGTGATTTGTTGCCGTGGCTGGGTATTGTCGGTGATGACAATGCTGTGCTGCTGGAGGATGGTTACAGCGTTGCCGGTGTTATTGAGATTAAGCCGATCAGCACCGAAGCGCGCTCCATGGATTACATGATCTCCCAGCGCGATGCGATCCAGCGTGTCCTGACACAGAGCTTCCCCGGTACCGATCGCAGCCCTTGGATCTGCCAGGTATTTGCGTTCCCGGATAAAGCGGAATTCAAACACTTGCCAGATCGGGTGCGCGACTACGCTCATAGTCGCCAGGCGAAACAAGTGGGTGACGTCCACCCCTATACCGATTGGTTCGTGGATAACGTCTTTCGGCCCCACGTTGAGGACATGAGAGCGCCTGAAGGCCTGTTCATTGATTCCTCCAGTGGCAATGAGCTGCCTTGGGGCGGGAACTATCGCCGGGTGTATATGGTGGTTTATCGGCGTTTAAGCCGCGGCATCAAATTGCGCCGCAATATGAATCCGCTCCAGGAGCTGAACACCACCCTCAAGAAATTATCGATGAACCTGCAGGTCGCCGGTATCAAATCGACTCGCCTCAAAGGGGAGACGATTCGGAACTGGCTCTTCCGTTGGTTCCGACCTGCACCTCAACAAACCGGTGGTGATACTGAGGCATTATTGGAATCCAACCGGTATGCCTCCTCGGATGATGTGGGCGAGGATGAACTGGCCACACCGTTCGATTACTCGCTGGCTGATGATGTGGTATCGCCCGATGCCAGATCGGATAAGAAAACCGGTAATTGGTACTTCGACGGACTCCCACACACCGTCCTTCAGGTAGAGCGATTATCGCATCGTCCTGAAATTGGTGTGCTGAGCGCGGAGCGCCAAGTCAGTGACAGCACCATCTGTGTACTGGACCAACTTCCCAGCTCTTCAATTGTGATTATCACATTCGTGATGCCAACACGCAGCGCGATCAAAAAGCATCTGGATATCATGGAAAAGCGCTCAAAGGCGCAAACCGAGGAAGCGGCGGCCGCAAGGCGTGCGATCGAGCACGGCCGCGAGCAGCTGCAGTCAGGCAATCTCATTCTCCCGGTGTCGATCGCCATTGCGCTACGCGCGGATGACGATATCGAACTGGAACATCAAATGGATGAAGTCACCAGCTGGTTGGGTAACAACAGTCTGGAGCTCATCGCCGGTGATGACGATGTCTACCGCTTGGATTCTTACCTGCGGTTCATACCGATGGGTTATGACCACCGCTTGGATCACATCAAGCGGCGCAACCGTTTTATGTACGCCCAGCACCTGGCAAACATCCTGCCGTTCTATGGCCGTGAAACAGGTACAGGTAATCCTTGCCTGCTGTTCTCAAACCGCGGTGGAGAACCCTTTATGGTGGATCCGCTTAACTTGAACGATCGTGCCCGAAACGCGCACTTGTTTTTGTATGGGCCCACCGGTGCAGGTAAGTCCGCCTCCCTGGTCTATCTGCAGATGATCATTATGGCCATCTACCGGCCACGGTTTGTGGTCATGGAAGCGGGTAATAGTTTTGGTTTACTCGCAGAGCTGTTCAAACAGCAAGGTTTAAGCACCGTCGACATCACACTTTCTCCGGGTGTTGCACCCTCGCTGGCGCCTTTCCAGGCCGCGCTGGAATTGGTGGATGCCAATGGCAGCATCATCAAGGCCGAAGACCTGATAGCGGTAGACGCGGACTTGGAGGAAGACGCCGACGACATTGAAGAGGAGCCTACCGAAAAGGTCGAGCGTGACCTTCTTGGTGAATTGCTCATCATCGCTCAGATCATGGTCACCGGCTGTATTGAATCCGAAGAGCGTAAGTTCAGCCGGCAAGATGGTGCCCTCCTGAAGGAGGCCATATTGGCTGCGGCCGTCGAGTGTCGGAAATCCGGCCGCGAGTATCTATTGACTGAGGACGTTATTCGGGCTCTGGATGCCACCAAAGAGAATCGGCAGGAAAAGCGCGGTCGCATCGAGGAGATGGTCGACTCCATGAAGCTTTTCACCGATGGGTTCGCGGGTGAGCTGTTTAACCGTAAAGGTGATGAGCTTCCTGACGCTGACTATATCCGTATTGATCTCGGCATCCTCGCCAGCGGCAATGACACCAAAGACAAGCTCTCCGTCGCTTACATCTCCATTATGAATCAAATCATCGCCAGGGCAAAACGCACCAAAGACGACGGTCGCGACACCATCGCTCTGACCGATGAGGCCCATGTAATCACGACCGAACGCTTACTAGCAAAATACCTGGTAACCCTGGCAAAGCTCTTGGGTCGGCGCGCCGGCGTTTGGCTCTGGATGGCCACCCAGAACATGGAAGATTTTCCCGACGAAGCGGAAAAGATTCTATCCATGTTTGAGTGGTGGTTAGTGCTTTTTGTGAATGCCAAAGAGCTCAAGGAAATCGAGAAATTCAAAACCTTCACATCCGATGAGCGCGACATGCTGCTCAACACTAAAAAAGTTCAGAAAAAGTACACGGAGGGTGTTGTTCTTGGCGACACCATGAAAGGTCTATTTCGCAATGTGCCGCCCGCGCCGTGCCTGCTGCTCGCTGGCACTGAAAAAGAAGAGAAGCGAGAGCGCCGGCTTGTCATGGATGAGTTTGGCTGCACTGAGGTGGAAGCGGCGTTCAAGCTAGCTGACAAGCTTCGTGAAGCCAGAAGGCAATCCGTATTAGAGCATCGATAA
- a CDS encoding TIGR03752 family integrating conjugative element protein, with amino-acid sequence MANKVRTNRMPWMIAAILLVVVIVVAINTQTSSPSVPAGSRAPDAPATPTITDTASGDTTEETLRTVQAQYGDLRRELKQRDDQIATLKKTVTDMSTDKGEEINSALSDQLSQLEQKVNSLKVGNFSMDNQGAVLKNFGFNTPGFASGSEDPVDYKINGESFAFGNTSPTYEQTTSVEGRPSYRRLKPLSTGSEAPRPSQSLAPTDSDSSLPQLSNPMSSGEPVYTIPARATLFDATSMTALIGRVPIGGQVQDPFPVKLIVGSDNMAANGHQIPGLDGVIFDGVARGDWSLSCVSVELTGATYVFDDGTINHMPPDKTVSADALGASFGEGQSGKNIGYISDRQGVPCIAGKRITDAYKQASLMTILGAAQGYSKYRADSLRTTGVDGGTVISSVTGDRGEYGEWGLAASGLDKTIDIFEERFQDTFDAIYVAPGQEVAIHVARDLHINHNKNARRVSYESLDSPNSFN; translated from the coding sequence ATGGCCAATAAAGTTCGCACCAACCGCATGCCCTGGATGATCGCGGCTATCCTGCTGGTGGTTGTTATCGTGGTCGCGATCAACACCCAAACAAGCTCACCATCGGTGCCGGCGGGATCCAGGGCACCGGATGCGCCGGCGACGCCGACCATTACTGATACAGCTTCTGGCGATACAACCGAAGAGACGCTGCGTACTGTACAGGCGCAATACGGGGATCTTCGCCGGGAGCTTAAGCAGCGTGATGATCAAATCGCGACACTCAAGAAGACGGTAACGGATATGTCCACGGATAAGGGTGAAGAGATTAATTCAGCCCTTTCCGATCAGTTGTCCCAGCTGGAGCAGAAGGTCAACAGCCTGAAGGTCGGCAACTTCTCTATGGACAACCAAGGTGCCGTGCTTAAAAACTTTGGGTTCAACACTCCAGGTTTCGCGAGTGGTTCTGAGGATCCGGTCGATTACAAGATCAATGGCGAAAGTTTTGCCTTCGGCAATACCTCGCCAACTTACGAGCAAACCACCTCGGTAGAAGGTCGACCTTCTTACCGTCGCTTAAAACCGTTAAGCACGGGTTCCGAAGCCCCAAGGCCTTCGCAATCACTGGCCCCCACCGACAGTGACAGTTCACTTCCCCAGCTCAGTAATCCCATGAGCAGCGGTGAGCCCGTGTACACGATTCCGGCCAGAGCGACCTTGTTTGACGCCACGTCCATGACCGCCTTGATCGGCCGTGTGCCCATCGGTGGGCAGGTCCAAGACCCGTTCCCGGTGAAGCTCATTGTGGGCTCGGACAACATGGCCGCAAACGGCCATCAGATCCCCGGCCTTGATGGTGTGATTTTCGATGGCGTTGCCCGTGGTGACTGGTCGCTGTCGTGTGTATCGGTCGAGCTGACCGGGGCTACCTATGTGTTTGACGACGGCACGATCAATCACATGCCGCCCGATAAGACGGTAAGTGCCGACGCTCTCGGAGCCAGCTTTGGTGAAGGCCAGAGCGGTAAGAACATCGGCTATATCTCCGACCGTCAGGGCGTACCCTGCATCGCCGGCAAGCGCATCACCGACGCTTATAAGCAGGCGTCCCTCATGACAATACTGGGTGCTGCCCAAGGCTACTCCAAGTATCGCGCTGACTCATTGCGCACCACCGGTGTGGATGGCGGCACCGTCATCTCCAGTGTCACCGGTGATCGCGGCGAATACGGCGAGTGGGGTTTGGCCGCATCCGGTCTGGATAAAACCATCGATATTTTTGAGGAGCGTTTTCAGGACACCTTTGACGCCATCTATGTAGCACCTGGTCAAGAGGTGGCCATTCACGTTGCTCGCGATCTGCACATCAATCACAACAAAAACGCTCGGAGGGTGAGCTATGAATCCCTGGATTCTCCGAACAGCTTTAATTAG
- a CDS encoding TIGR03749 family integrating conjugative element protein: MTRILLTFALLCLSVVTWSDTRLVYSGHPVTITLPVGEEIRVLFPEPVSIDIPSELLKNLEATQANPSVAYFKALETATPGRLIVQSENQERVYLIDMEAAEDAPAADYVIENPSLVAKSTQTDSEPAGLENPFQIELTRYAAQSLYGPVRLAPHNRAIKQVPVPAQQVADLIRSRNGESFYYRPVAAWRGWSHYLTAVEVINRSPLKVSLDPRLVRGEFDSIAFQHNWLGPKGTLEDRTTVYLISDNPLPQAVGGLSYGQ, from the coding sequence GTGACCCGTATCTTGTTGACCTTCGCACTTCTGTGCTTGTCGGTGGTTACTTGGTCTGACACTCGCTTGGTGTATTCCGGTCACCCGGTGACTATCACGCTCCCGGTTGGTGAAGAGATCCGTGTCTTATTTCCAGAGCCTGTGAGTATCGACATACCCTCTGAACTTCTCAAAAACCTGGAGGCGACTCAGGCCAATCCTTCTGTCGCCTACTTTAAAGCGCTGGAGACAGCGACTCCTGGACGTCTGATTGTGCAGAGCGAGAATCAGGAGCGTGTGTATCTCATCGATATGGAGGCCGCTGAAGACGCGCCGGCGGCAGACTACGTGATTGAGAATCCGTCCTTAGTGGCCAAGTCCACACAAACCGACAGCGAGCCGGCCGGGCTCGAAAATCCGTTTCAGATCGAGCTCACACGCTACGCCGCGCAATCGCTGTACGGTCCGGTGCGACTGGCACCTCATAACCGTGCAATCAAACAGGTTCCGGTGCCTGCGCAGCAAGTGGCCGATCTTATCCGTAGCCGCAATGGTGAATCTTTTTACTATCGCCCGGTCGCTGCCTGGCGTGGATGGAGTCATTACTTAACTGCCGTAGAGGTGATTAATCGATCCCCGTTAAAGGTCTCCCTGGATCCTCGCCTGGTACGCGGCGAATTTGACTCCATCGCCTTTCAGCACAACTGGCTTGGCCCTAAGGGCACCCTGGAGGATCGCACCACGGTCTACCTGATCAGCGATAACCCGCTGCCTCAGGCAGTAGGAGGTCTGTCTTATGGCCAATAA